The following are from one region of the Anaeropeptidivorans aminofermentans genome:
- a CDS encoding amidohydrolase has product MIKEKQKIIELIDEKLHKLKSASDKIWKYAEVRFDTKKSAGLFIEILNEEGFSVEKEPGGIINSFIASFGHGKPVIGILAEYDALGSMNQVADCEYKKSSSENTPGHGCGHNLLGTGSLGAATALKDYMEIHHLNGTIKLFGCPAEESGYGKAYMAKAGLFSELDAALSWHPADISSGWAEGTLAVLQAYFKFKGISAHAASAPFMGRSALDAAEIMNIGTNYLREHVPDFTRIHYAYIDAGGESANVVPASSKLHYFIRAPKQETVENIYKRLCKIAQGASLITETEVEISVDSACMNYIPNMVLSRLMYDNFKEISPIDFTEKDYEYAKRYHKGLNENQISSLRDRLKAAFKDKPEDWISEMLESPLNPYLPEMADGGLGMMSTDVGDVSWIVPTGQVNIACEPHGTTPHSWQWVANGLSGIAHKGIEYSAKVIAMTGLDILMHPEIIEKALEEHHKNLSGKAYHSLIPNGKLPE; this is encoded by the coding sequence ATGATAAAAGAAAAACAAAAAATTATAGAATTAATAGATGAAAAGCTTCATAAGCTTAAATCCGCAAGCGATAAAATATGGAAATATGCAGAAGTTCGGTTTGATACAAAAAAATCTGCCGGGCTTTTCATAGAAATTCTCAATGAAGAAGGTTTTTCGGTGGAAAAGGAGCCGGGCGGCATCATCAACTCCTTTATAGCGTCCTTCGGCCATGGAAAACCTGTTATCGGCATATTGGCGGAATACGATGCTCTCGGCAGCATGAATCAGGTTGCCGACTGCGAATACAAAAAAAGCAGCAGTGAAAATACGCCCGGCCATGGCTGCGGTCATAACCTTCTGGGAACAGGTTCCCTCGGGGCAGCAACAGCCCTTAAGGATTACATGGAGATTCATCATCTAAACGGAACCATAAAGCTTTTCGGCTGCCCCGCGGAAGAAAGCGGATACGGAAAAGCATATATGGCAAAGGCCGGCCTTTTTTCAGAGCTTGACGCTGCGCTTTCGTGGCACCCTGCCGATATATCAAGCGGCTGGGCCGAAGGCACTCTGGCAGTGCTTCAGGCTTACTTTAAATTTAAGGGGATATCGGCTCACGCAGCCTCGGCACCCTTTATGGGAAGGAGTGCTTTAGATGCTGCTGAAATAATGAATATAGGCACTAATTATCTAAGAGAGCATGTTCCTGATTTTACAAGGATACATTACGCCTATATAGATGCCGGAGGAGAATCTGCAAATGTTGTTCCGGCGTCCTCAAAGCTCCACTATTTTATAAGAGCGCCCAAGCAGGAGACGGTTGAAAACATATATAAACGACTTTGCAAAATCGCCCAGGGAGCCTCATTGATTACGGAAACAGAAGTTGAAATATCCGTTGATTCTGCCTGTATGAACTATATCCCAAATATGGTTCTTTCAAGGCTTATGTATGATAATTTTAAAGAAATAAGCCCCATAGACTTTACGGAAAAAGATTATGAATATGCAAAAAGATACCATAAAGGCTTAAATGAAAATCAAATTTCTTCTTTGAGAGACAGGCTCAAAGCCGCGTTTAAGGATAAACCGGAGGATTGGATAAGCGAAATGCTTGAAAGCCCCTTAAATCCTTATCTGCCTGAAATGGCCGACGGCGGCCTTGGCATGATGTCTACGGACGTGGGGGACGTAAGCTGGATAGTTCCTACAGGCCAGGTAAATATCGCCTGCGAACCTCATGGCACAACCCCTCATTCATGGCAGTGGGTGGCAAACGGCTTATCAGGCATCGCTCATAAGGGCATCGAATATTCCGCCAAAGTCATTGCAATGACGGGCCTTGATATTTTAATGCACCCTGAAATAATAGAAAAAGCCCTTGAAGAGCATCATAAAAATTTATCCGGCAAAGCATACCATTCTTTAATCCCTAACGGAAAGCTGCCTGAATAA
- a CDS encoding helix-turn-helix domain-containing protein, translating to MKTISTLEFFNFKRRRLAISNNYAIILVITGSIEIEHNNTIYHLSEDDIFVLNPYDETAFFSLEYNIVLMLIIDRNKIEEMVEESWALKYISDISSVSEERRLIHIRKEILNIIRAFYEKRNYYEMYVNQITLGLINYLSDKFADDSVSKDIIQGKIEDKRITDILNYINKNYFKDLSLNDISKEHYISLPHLSRIFKKQVGLTFTDYLNEVRLKNIMTELPRSDESILKIVLSHGFSNLKSFYNVYNKHYDTPPSAYRQNSTPLHKKSTEENDFQILAIDKAINQLSKKLVLSTGQIINPQTTKYLSLNIGTSRNSGLSIAKKIIKAGYGNIQITSTIKEEIEELNERIGFDYILFALNAEKLESPNLKSKRKLDLFLWLDFVLAQRLIPIFRLEFKPKESRNFINFFIECSNRYGNRQMENWHILFEFASSKDNETDCMLNEYFIMYKRLKFLNPYIKLGIDSISSLNEGGTRIFSYIYNNLVRLCCEPDFVTYSAIYSEMNDIREKDENFYQEINRYPKKVLERLNFLLRSLTEKEPEIFLDEWNTLSSSNEVVAGTFYRTALITKSILDLSDKVSAISFWLSAGIENVGKDSLCLYLYGLLKKPVFFLLELINKIGDEILLYDNDILLSKNNDEYQLLLMNPCYIDPSYSIDKYIIDNNRISLSIVLRGFEKENREYAIKKYTLDKDHGGIYNEQLKLGSIEEFDNEFQSYLERIVTPKIEIIKEEINYEFTVNTNLTINAIEIYNFKKLNTIFM from the coding sequence ATGAAAACAATTTCAACCTTGGAGTTTTTTAATTTTAAAAGAAGAAGGCTTGCCATATCAAATAATTACGCCATTATTCTGGTTATAACAGGTTCCATAGAAATAGAGCATAATAATACCATCTACCATCTTTCGGAAGACGATATTTTTGTGCTTAATCCTTATGACGAAACCGCCTTTTTCTCTTTGGAATACAATATTGTTTTAATGCTTATCATAGACCGGAACAAAATAGAAGAGATGGTTGAAGAAAGCTGGGCGCTTAAATATATTTCAGATATATCGAGCGTTTCCGAAGAACGCCGCCTTATCCATATACGAAAAGAAATACTCAATATCATAAGAGCCTTTTATGAAAAAAGAAATTATTATGAAATGTATGTCAACCAAATTACATTAGGCCTTATCAATTATCTGTCGGATAAGTTTGCAGACGATTCCGTATCTAAAGATATTATCCAGGGCAAAATAGAGGATAAAAGAATAACGGATATTTTAAACTATATCAATAAAAATTATTTTAAGGACCTTTCTTTAAACGATATCTCCAAAGAGCATTATATTTCTTTGCCTCATTTGTCCCGTATCTTTAAAAAACAGGTAGGCCTTACATTTACAGACTATTTAAACGAAGTAAGGCTTAAAAACATCATGACGGAACTCCCCCGCTCCGATGAATCCATACTGAAGATCGTTTTATCTCATGGGTTTTCAAACCTTAAATCCTTCTACAATGTTTACAACAAGCATTACGATACCCCGCCTTCAGCTTACAGGCAAAACAGCACCCCTTTGCATAAAAAATCCACGGAAGAAAACGATTTTCAGATACTCGCCATAGATAAGGCCATAAATCAGCTGAGCAAAAAGCTTGTTTTATCCACAGGCCAGATAATAAATCCCCAGACAACAAAATATTTATCCCTTAACATCGGCACAAGCAGAAACTCAGGGCTTTCCATAGCAAAAAAAATAATAAAGGCGGGCTATGGCAATATCCAGATAACATCTACCATTAAAGAAGAAATTGAGGAGCTTAACGAAAGAATCGGCTTTGACTACATACTTTTCGCTCTTAACGCGGAAAAATTGGAAAGCCCTAATTTAAAATCCAAAAGAAAGCTTGACCTTTTTCTCTGGCTTGATTTTGTTCTGGCCCAGAGGCTTATCCCCATATTCAGGCTGGAATTTAAACCAAAAGAAAGCAGAAACTTCATAAACTTCTTCATAGAATGCAGCAACCGCTACGGAAACCGCCAGATGGAAAACTGGCATATACTCTTTGAATTTGCTTCGTCAAAGGATAACGAAACAGACTGTATGCTTAATGAATATTTCATCATGTATAAAAGGCTTAAATTCCTTAACCCCTATATAAAATTAGGCATAGACAGCATATCCTCTCTTAATGAAGGCGGTACCCGTATCTTCAGCTATATTTACAATAATCTGGTACGCCTTTGCTGTGAACCTGATTTTGTAACCTATTCCGCCATTTATTCGGAAATGAACGATATAAGGGAAAAAGATGAAAACTTTTATCAGGAAATAAACCGCTATCCCAAAAAGGTGCTTGAAAGGCTGAATTTTCTTTTACGCTCCTTGACGGAAAAAGAGCCTGAAATATTTCTTGACGAGTGGAATACTTTATCCAGCAGCAATGAAGTAGTCGCAGGCACTTTCTACAGGACGGCCTTGATTACAAAAAGTATATTGGACCTTTCCGATAAAGTATCCGCCATAAGCTTCTGGCTAAGCGCCGGCATTGAAAACGTGGGCAAGGATTCTCTCTGCCTCTATCTTTATGGGCTGCTTAAAAAGCCCGTATTCTTTCTTTTGGAGCTTATAAATAAAATAGGCGACGAAATACTTTTATATGATAACGATATCCTTCTTTCTAAAAACAACGACGAATACCAGCTTTTGCTTATGAACCCTTGTTATATAGACCCCAGCTATTCCATCGATAAATACATCATAGACAATAACAGAATAAGTCTTTCCATAGTCCTCAGAGGCTTTGAAAAGGAAAACAGGGAATATGCCATAAAAAAATATACCCTCGACAAAGACCATGGGGGCATTTATAATGAGCAGCTTAAATTGGGAAGCATTGAAGAATTCGATAATGAATTCCAGTCTTATCTGGAAAGAATCGTTACGCCTAAAATAGAAATAATAAAAGAAGAAATAAATTATGAATTCACTGTAAACACAAATCTAACGATAAACGCCATTGAAATATATAATTTCAAAAAGCTGAATACCATTTTTATGTAA
- a CDS encoding helix-turn-helix domain-containing protein — MSYTDEYRLGWGAWAENFGFSISRHGCYSSYALPGTWKNGWISEMNPTDGLFAASAWFTTDKKLDYTIHTGQPYLWIFCVDCGKITFTQRGKPAKELMPFTQLIISDGKPLRMVIPAQTHACFTSVLIFDSCIENFLKANKFSYPIRVSDAKKWKPGHVDSPNVMLVMEQIRWGVRGNRLPVPAYLCKAIELISLFAHNMEREKHKRVRRHYVTWNDEMKLYRVKERIDKNPLDPPSTEEFCCLAEMSESKLRIAFKSLYNMTLYAYIREAVMKRAMQMLANDELNIKNIAARCGYENPAKFAAAFKDIHGITPSAFRKTFGL; from the coding sequence TTGAGCTATACCGACGAATACAGGCTGGGCTGGGGTGCATGGGCGGAAAACTTCGGTTTTTCAATAAGCCGCCACGGCTGTTATTCAAGCTATGCTTTGCCGGGCACATGGAAAAACGGGTGGATTTCAGAAATGAACCCTACCGACGGCCTGTTTGCCGCAAGCGCATGGTTTACTACCGATAAAAAACTAGACTATACCATTCATACGGGGCAGCCTTATCTTTGGATTTTCTGCGTCGATTGCGGTAAAATTACATTTACTCAAAGGGGTAAACCGGCTAAAGAGCTTATGCCTTTTACCCAGCTTATAATAAGTGACGGAAAGCCTCTTCGCATGGTGATTCCTGCACAAACCCATGCCTGCTTTACAAGCGTGCTTATTTTTGACTCCTGTATTGAAAATTTTCTGAAGGCTAATAAGTTTTCTTATCCTATTCGGGTAAGTGACGCAAAAAAATGGAAGCCCGGCCATGTAGATAGCCCCAACGTTATGCTGGTAATGGAACAGATACGCTGGGGGGTGCGGGGAAACCGCCTGCCTGTTCCCGCTTATCTTTGCAAGGCAATAGAGCTTATAAGCCTTTTTGCCCATAATATGGAGAGGGAAAAGCATAAGCGGGTACGGCGCCATTATGTAACATGGAACGATGAAATGAAACTTTATCGTGTGAAAGAAAGAATCGATAAAAACCCTCTTGACCCTCCGTCTACGGAAGAGTTTTGCTGCCTGGCCGAAATGAGCGAAAGCAAGCTGCGGATAGCGTTTAAAAGCCTCTATAATATGACCTTATATGCTTATATTAGAGAGGCAGTAATGAAAAGGGCTATGCAGATGCTTGCAAACGACGAGCTTAATATAAAGAATATTGCTGCCCGATGCGGATATGAAAACCCTGCTAAGTTCGCCGCTGCGTTTAAGGATATCCACGGCATAACCCCAAGCGCATTCAGAAAGACATTCGGGCTTTAA
- a CDS encoding ABC transporter substrate-binding protein, translating into MKKLAKFLIPAILCMAMPLIVSGCQNKNSASSETPAQASEAPSTEPTPKEKALSESEEAPAARTVTTVMGDVEVPSNPQRVVVNWYAGDVFALDLNVVGYYCWAQESMPFYDKMMATTAIENWEPEEVMALEPDLIVTYKEEDFDKFKSIAPVIVVRGSDMNSLERVQFLGKATGTEDKAEEVLNVFETKLEDAKKLLSGEQFSGKTFTINEDWGSTGSWAGIAFERSSRGGTLVF; encoded by the coding sequence ATGAAAAAGCTTGCTAAATTTCTCATACCGGCCATTTTATGTATGGCCATGCCCTTAATAGTCTCAGGCTGTCAAAATAAAAACTCCGCCTCTTCGGAAACGCCGGCTCAGGCCTCCGAAGCGCCCTCAACTGAACCCACTCCAAAAGAAAAAGCCCTCTCTGAAAGCGAAGAAGCACCGGCTGCCCGCACCGTAACTACCGTTATGGGCGATGTGGAAGTACCGTCAAACCCTCAGAGGGTGGTTGTAAACTGGTATGCAGGCGATGTTTTTGCTCTTGATTTAAATGTTGTAGGCTATTATTGCTGGGCGCAGGAATCCATGCCCTTTTATGATAAGATGATGGCTACCACAGCAATTGAAAACTGGGAGCCGGAAGAAGTTATGGCTTTAGAGCCCGACCTTATCGTTACATATAAAGAAGAAGATTTTGATAAATTTAAAAGCATTGCTCCCGTTATCGTCGTAAGGGGAAGCGATATGAACTCCCTCGAAAGAGTTCAGTTCCTTGGCAAAGCAACGGGAACGGAAGATAAAGCCGAAGAAGTTCTCAACGTTTTTGAAACAAAGCTTGAAGATGCAAAAAAATTATTAAGCGGTGAACAATTTTCAGGAAAAACCTTTACAATCAATGAAGACTGGGGTTCAACAGGCTCCTGGGCAGGCATTGCCTTTGAAAGATCCTCAAGGGGCGGAACCCTTGTTTTTTAA
- a CDS encoding TroA family protein: MFFKYLGMKLPEKIEALIDQSGDRDYALLSYEVAHEYFGDYIIWFDQEGSESEYKKTEIWNSIPAVTNENIITIPGEKLGMFYFSDILSLTAEIDYIVDAINHLAK; encoded by the coding sequence TTGTTTTTTAAATACCTTGGAATGAAGCTTCCCGAAAAGATAGAAGCACTTATCGACCAGTCCGGTGACAGGGATTACGCTCTTTTAAGCTACGAAGTTGCCCATGAGTATTTCGGCGACTATATCATATGGTTTGACCAGGAGGGCAGCGAATCTGAATATAAAAAGACTGAAATCTGGAACAGCATCCCTGCCGTAACCAATGAAAATATTATAACTATACCCGGCGAAAAGCTTGGCATGTTCTATTTTTCGGATATATTAAGCTTAACGGCGGAAATCGACTATATTGTAGACGCTATTAATCACTTGGCAAAATAA
- a CDS encoding FecCD family ABC transporter permease produces the protein MEQSPAKSRGAARFTLYMLLGVVFLLLMAAASISFGAADMRLSTAWGAVFNFNPSLTEHQIIQSLRFPRTAADIIVGCSLAMCGALMQGTTRNPLADSGLMGISSGATFAIALAMAFLPERTYGQTMLFACMGAAITTGMTYFIASLGKRGMTPQRLVLGGISVSMLFGAFSQYISIKYKLGQALAYWTAGGTAGAKWSELAVSAPFFVAAVLAAVALSPSVTVMSLGEDVATGLGLKTRFVKGISTLIVLILTGLSVIVVGPVSFVGLITPHIVRYLVGVDYRYIIPASGLYGALLTVSADLLGRLINKPYETPISVIFAVVGVPYFLYLARKQRREFE, from the coding sequence ATGGAGCAATCCCCAGCAAAGTCTCGCGGCGCGGCGCGTTTCACCTTGTATATGCTTCTGGGAGTGGTATTTCTCTTGCTGATGGCGGCCGCGTCGATTAGTTTCGGCGCCGCCGATATGCGGTTATCTACGGCATGGGGAGCAGTTTTTAATTTTAACCCCTCTTTAACAGAGCATCAGATTATCCAGTCTCTTCGCTTTCCCCGCACTGCGGCGGATATTATCGTCGGATGCAGCCTTGCAATGTGCGGTGCATTAATGCAGGGCACGACGAGAAATCCCCTTGCGGATTCCGGCCTTATGGGCATAAGCAGCGGCGCAACCTTTGCCATAGCCCTGGCAATGGCATTTTTGCCTGAACGGACCTATGGCCAGACTATGCTTTTCGCATGTATGGGCGCAGCAATAACCACTGGAATGACTTATTTTATAGCATCCTTAGGAAAACGCGGAATGACGCCTCAGCGTCTTGTTCTGGGCGGTATTTCCGTTTCCATGCTTTTTGGTGCTTTCAGCCAGTATATCTCAATTAAATATAAATTAGGCCAGGCCCTTGCTTATTGGACGGCAGGCGGAACCGCCGGAGCAAAATGGAGCGAATTGGCCGTTTCCGCACCTTTTTTTGTTGCGGCTGTTTTGGCTGCCGTTGCCCTTTCTCCGTCTGTTACCGTTATGAGCCTGGGAGAAGACGTTGCAACGGGGCTGGGGCTTAAAACCCGGTTTGTGAAAGGAATTTCCACTTTAATCGTCCTCATTCTTACAGGCCTCTCCGTTATCGTTGTAGGCCCCGTAAGCTTCGTGGGGCTTATTACACCCCATATTGTCCGCTATCTTGTAGGGGTTGACTACCGCTATATAATTCCTGCATCGGGGCTTTACGGCGCCCTTCTTACGGTATCGGCGGATCTTCTTGGAAGGCTTATAAACAAGCCTTATGAAACCCCCATAAGCGTTATTTTCGCCGTGGTAGGCGTTCCTTATTTCCTTTATCTTGCCCGTAAGCAAAGGAGGGAATTTGAATGA
- a CDS encoding FecCD family ABC transporter permease yields MKPQRFIIKRGLYVIFILLLIMLVIAIISMNSGKMNLSPMEVLNVILGKGNEKQNLIVYEFRLPRIVLSVLVGIGMGASGCIMQSLLRNDMASPGTLGISSGSGLFVLIFVVAFSAKGISSAVALPLLSFVGGMTAAALIFLLSYRKGKDISPTGLILTGVALSSGYGALTTLLTLKLDQNQMDFMQRWSAGSLWGDEWRYLIILVPWTLIFTAYSIYKARVLNTLTLGNQTATGLGVAVKKEFLGLSIAAVALSSGSVSLGGNFFFIGMISPHMARKLVGPNHKLLLPASCLTGAIIVLLADTITRTISLGTDVPTGIIITVLSTPYFLYLLAKAN; encoded by the coding sequence ATGAAACCCCAGCGTTTTATCATTAAAAGGGGCCTGTACGTAATTTTCATTTTGCTGCTGATTATGCTTGTAATCGCTATTATAAGCATGAATTCCGGTAAAATGAATCTTTCTCCCATGGAGGTTTTAAATGTTATCCTTGGGAAAGGAAATGAAAAGCAAAATTTAATCGTTTATGAGTTCCGGCTTCCCCGTATTGTTCTTTCCGTTCTTGTAGGCATCGGCATGGGGGCTTCCGGCTGTATTATGCAGAGCCTTCTGAGAAATGATATGGCAAGCCCCGGTACTTTAGGCATAAGCTCCGGCTCAGGGCTTTTTGTATTAATTTTCGTCGTGGCTTTTTCTGCTAAAGGCATATCCTCGGCGGTAGCGCTGCCGCTTTTGTCTTTTGTGGGCGGAATGACGGCGGCGGCCCTTATCTTTCTGCTTTCCTACAGGAAGGGAAAGGATATTTCCCCCACGGGGCTTATTTTAACAGGCGTTGCCCTTTCAAGCGGTTACGGGGCGTTAACTACCTTGCTTACCTTAAAGCTTGACCAGAACCAGATGGACTTTATGCAGAGATGGAGCGCGGGAAGCCTATGGGGAGACGAATGGCGCTATCTTATTATCCTTGTTCCCTGGACCCTGATTTTTACCGCCTATTCCATTTATAAGGCAAGGGTTCTTAATACGCTTACTCTTGGCAATCAGACGGCCACCGGTCTTGGGGTCGCGGTGAAAAAGGAATTTTTAGGCTTGTCGATTGCCGCTGTTGCTTTGTCTTCAGGAAGCGTTTCTCTCGGGGGGAATTTCTTCTTTATAGGCATGATTTCCCCCCATATGGCAAGAAAGCTTGTAGGGCCAAATCATAAGCTTTTGCTTCCCGCATCCTGTCTTACGGGAGCAATTATTGTACTGCTTGCGGATACCATAACCCGAACCATAAGCCTGGGTACAGACGTGCCTACAGGCATCATAATCACCGTACTCAGTACGCCGTATTTCCTGTATTTGCTTGCCAAGGCAAATTAA
- a CDS encoding ABC transporter ATP-binding protein, with the protein MNSITTENLDIAYDEELIVKALDMSIPKGKITSIIGPNGCGKSTVLKAVGRILKPKNGFVYLSGDDICKLSTKDIAKKMAILPQTPTAPSGLTVSELVAYGRFPHQKGFGKLTPEDKKIVQWALSVTKLADFTHREVDTLSGGQRQRVWIAMALAQQTDLILLDEPTTYLDLAHQLEVLELLYDLNRRQGCTIAMVLHDLNLAARFSDYMIAIRNGNIIKRGSPEEVITPEVLKEAFSINAEIVKVPRTGRPVCVTYDLLFSDQLSEKEDIAV; encoded by the coding sequence ATGAACAGTATTACAACAGAAAATTTAGATATTGCCTATGATGAGGAGCTTATTGTAAAGGCATTGGACATGAGTATTCCGAAGGGAAAAATCACTTCCATCATAGGCCCCAACGGCTGCGGAAAATCTACGGTTCTAAAGGCCGTAGGCCGTATATTAAAGCCTAAAAATGGCTTTGTATATTTAAGCGGAGACGATATATGCAAACTTTCAACCAAGGATATAGCAAAGAAAATGGCTATCCTTCCTCAAACCCCTACGGCCCCCAGTGGTCTTACCGTAAGCGAGCTGGTGGCCTACGGCCGTTTTCCCCATCAAAAAGGCTTTGGAAAGCTTACCCCGGAGGATAAAAAAATAGTTCAATGGGCCCTTTCAGTAACCAAGCTTGCGGACTTTACCCATCGCGAGGTGGATACCCTTTCAGGGGGCCAGAGGCAGAGGGTATGGATAGCGATGGCTTTAGCGCAGCAGACGGATTTGATTTTACTTGACGAACCTACAACTTATCTTGACCTTGCCCATCAGCTTGAAGTGCTGGAGCTTTTATATGATTTAAACCGCAGGCAGGGCTGTACCATAGCAATGGTATTGCATGATTTAAATCTTGCGGCAAGGTTTTCCGACTATATGATTGCAATCCGAAACGGAAATATCATTAAGCGGGGGAGCCCTGAGGAGGTTATAACACCGGAAGTTCTTAAAGAAGCTTTCTCCATTAATGCCGAAATCGTCAAGGTCCCCCGAACGGGAAGGCCCGTATGTGTTACGTACGACCTTCTGTTTTCCGATCAGCTCTCTGAAAAGGAGGATATTGCCGTATGA
- a CDS encoding ABC transporter ATP-binding protein, protein MKTTLRVFQEAKKYRLLFFIAFVALILSTVAGFYTPWALRELTSLATEGSDDFAAQSLRIGLLLLLATALQAAGNSLSGYLNHYAALHYVSDLRSRLYSKLQNMSLRYFHKSRTGDLTARVASDALNAEILLAHVIPDFLFNILTFIGVGALLTAINWKLALMSLVTIPFLLGITIWQSRHVSPTWKENSRVRGELAGTVQDNLSGIKEIQIFNQQAHEEKKVAKLSLQHSMTYLRASFFFETTYPLLSFITALGTVIVVVYGGYLLSIREIAIADIVGFVMYLSMFYNPVKSISGLVERGGEAAAGCKRVFEVIDDAPDVKEKKNAQTLSSVKGEIHLKDLSFAYNEEIPVLENINLTIKAGQKVALVGTTGVGKSTIANLINRFYDPQQGAVLIDGVDIRDVTLQSLRDNISMVLQDTFLFNGTVYENILYGWKDASEEDVMNAAKAANAHDFIIKMENGYDTVIGERGIRLSGGQKQRISIARAILRNSPILILDEATSALDTKTEQEIQAALDEISKDRTTLVIAHRLSTIRSANQIAVLDGTGIVELGSHKELIARNGIYAYLHKVQAS, encoded by the coding sequence ATGAAAACCACGTTGCGGGTATTTCAAGAGGCAAAGAAATACCGGCTGCTTTTTTTCATCGCTTTTGTTGCCCTTATTCTATCGACTGTGGCAGGCTTTTACACACCCTGGGCACTCAGAGAGCTGACTAGTCTCGCTACGGAAGGAAGCGATGATTTTGCCGCCCAATCCTTGCGCATAGGCCTTCTTCTTTTGCTGGCAACGGCTTTGCAGGCCGCCGGAAATTCCCTCTCGGGTTACCTTAACCATTATGCCGCCCTCCATTATGTTTCAGATCTCCGTTCAAGGCTTTACAGCAAGCTCCAGAACATGAGCCTTCGTTATTTCCATAAAAGCCGCACGGGGGATTTAACGGCAAGGGTTGCTTCCGATGCGCTGAATGCGGAAATCCTTCTTGCCCATGTGATTCCCGATTTTCTTTTTAATATCCTTACTTTCATAGGCGTCGGAGCCCTGCTTACTGCAATCAATTGGAAGCTTGCTTTAATGAGCCTTGTTACAATCCCTTTTCTTCTGGGGATTACCATTTGGCAGAGCCGCCATGTTTCCCCCACGTGGAAAGAAAATTCCAGGGTTCGGGGAGAGCTTGCGGGAACCGTTCAGGATAATCTTTCCGGCATAAAGGAAATACAGATTTTCAACCAGCAGGCCCATGAGGAAAAAAAGGTCGCAAAGCTTTCCTTGCAGCACAGCATGACATACCTGCGGGCAAGCTTTTTCTTTGAAACAACATATCCTTTACTTTCCTTCATTACGGCTTTAGGTACTGTAATTGTGGTGGTATACGGAGGTTACCTTTTAAGCATAAGAGAAATCGCCATCGCCGATATTGTAGGCTTTGTCATGTATCTTTCCATGTTTTACAACCCTGTAAAAAGCATTTCCGGCCTTGTTGAAAGAGGCGGAGAAGCGGCGGCAGGCTGTAAGCGTGTTTTTGAAGTAATCGATGATGCTCCAGACGTTAAGGAAAAGAAAAACGCCCAAACACTCTCCAGCGTAAAGGGAGAAATACACCTCAAAGATTTATCCTTTGCCTATAACGAGGAAATCCCAGTGCTGGAAAATATCAATCTTACAATAAAGGCCGGCCAGAAAGTAGCGCTTGTGGGTACAACCGGGGTTGGGAAATCCACCATAGCAAATTTAATCAACAGATTTTATGACCCCCAGCAGGGCGCCGTATTGATAGATGGGGTGGACATTCGGGACGTTACTTTGCAAAGCCTCAGGGATAACATTTCCATGGTGCTTCAGGATACCTTCCTTTTTAACGGAACCGTATATGAAAATATCCTTTACGGCTGGAAAGATGCATCTGAAGAGGATGTAATGAACGCCGCAAAAGCAGCCAATGCTCATGATTTTATCATAAAAATGGAAAATGGCTATGATACTGTAATCGGTGAAAGGGGTATCCGGCTTTCCGGCGGCCAGAAGCAGCGAATTTCCATCGCCAGAGCAATTTTACGCAACTCCCCTATATTGATTCTTGACGAGGCCACATCAGCCCTAGACACTAAAACAGAGCAGGAAATACAGGCAGCCCTGGATGAAATTTCAAAAGACCGCACGACGCTTGTAATCGCCCACAGGCTTTCAACGATACGCAGCGCCAATCAGATTGCGGTTCTGGACGGAACCGGTATCGTAGAGCTGGGCAGCCACAAAGAATTAATTGCCCGAAACGGCATTTACGCCTATCTTCACAAAGTACAGGCGTCTTAA